In a genomic window of Punica granatum isolate Tunisia-2019 chromosome 6, ASM765513v2, whole genome shotgun sequence:
- the LOC116209906 gene encoding uncharacterized protein LOC116209906, whose translation MALTGMSYNYTSLTGPIFRTDSAGYMAEPVGCSKRQVFLRSYQFSRKRSLSERIRRSLVRVKRLFWFRLRSARKLRRVVWAKLSKLRQGFYGRRRPSRFLRLVNGNHYYYRSNCDGFPCFC comes from the coding sequence ATGGCGTTGACGGGCATGAGCTACAACTATACCTCCCTCACGGGCCCCATTTTCAGGACGGACTCGGCTGGGTACATGGCGGAGCCGGTGGGGTGCAGCAAGAGGCAGGTGTTCCTAAGGAGCTACCAGTTTAGCAGGAAGAGGAGCCTGTCGGAGCGGATCAGGAGGTCCCTGGTCCGGGTGAAGCGGCTGTTCTGGTTCAGGCTCCGGTCGGCCCGCAAGCTCAGGCGGGTCGTGTGGGCCAAGCTGTCGAAGCTCCGGCAGGGGTTCTACGGCCGGAGGAGGCCGTCGAGGTTCCTCCGCCTCGTCAACGGGAATCACTACTACTACCGCAGCAACTGCGATGGCTTCCCCTGCTTCTGCTAG